Proteins from one Clostridium cellulovorans 743B genomic window:
- a CDS encoding cadherin-like beta sandwich domain-containing protein: MRRRKRKRILAEFLALTLLINMFFTGVTQEIAYAASGTITFNTTDGTSMGSLLLDGQWNSTDISGIDLKFFNANNASDATNEVLAGGFIYSVDYSGIVAMDASTGTQYQYTVIKAGNGSKFSLNAIYLNDWVGGMGATIECYDGNMFLGSDNINADGGILFHTSSVSNPSKYQAITEIRISNSSDVTYGNPVAINNISIGDPIIPNAAPILNPISPTMPNITEDSTISGGQVISSFIGTSITDSDVGAKKGIAIISTDNQNGAWQYSVDGIFWNGISSVSNTSALLLRVEDKVRFVPNGKNGSSSPAKITYKAWDQTYGTDGSRADCSLSGGSSAFSVNSDTVSLNITNVNDAPVLTTGHNFTSISESDINNPGNSVADIAGTSITDVDINSAKGIAINSSNNGNGVWQYSIDGGSNWTNIDVVNSANSLLLRDIDRVRFVPNGMKGTTASITYRAWDTTTGTYGIKQSSAAYGGSTAFSSATNSASISVSNINYPPTLTSVNDLNGVDKTNTITYADLSAAADEVDSDGDTISFRIEALNTGTLRKNGNLSVTAGVTTIGPGESLSWTVPNNTNGLLNAFTIKAYDGTVASNTAVQVKVNVQDTTKPVINLVDRPSDGAYVVGNTLVFSIHSTENLYLTQNGVGVPYLDVKLGVNIVRAYYVSGAGTSTLTFVYNVVDGDYSGLNETIITPKVQVNDYFIKDIAGNNLVVDFAACDLSQVKVDTLAPTWAASYPKTNIITSSSIEVAMKTADELGTAYYVCLPSGSMEPTLAQVVAGQDAVGNLLQSNLKGYTAINKISDTFFNVDSLAPVTDYDIYIVAVDSLGNAKKTVTSAKTKSIPITDLSPSSKTANTVTLTWTSAIGASGIIIEQSLVSLEDWVPATTGPLALSADTAKIIGLVANTDYKFRVVVIGGVNEGISNAVTVATDELPLVTSVTGPSNGTYKEGDILNFIVTYDKNVTILGGTPSLNLIIGSNTREATYKSGSGSGVLSFSYTIQAGDLDTDGITLASNNISLNSSVIRNNYDEDASLVLNGVANFSGVLIDGVAPTVTTVSLPASTTYKAGDQIYVIANFDKCVFIMPGSSGIPYIELTVGAKKIRAYYYSGSGSQNIKFACTVASGNFDGDGIDIGTTIASNTGVIKDYAGNEAVYTYSSVDSSGLLVDAVAPIFKGAVISTDKKSITLTFDEDITSKVADLGSQISLSSDGGANWIMFNSLANKDAMTISEKDLILTFNSPLIGSKNKISILQNTIKDLFENIKTSNTETGNLGSSIEAKEDAALVEDKLDGRVINLAITGDNFKNNDLDKTNFILNNVPKGVTIKTVGYIDSTHCLVILSYDGSDFDADINNLSITVDTSELVGSPSIVTNNMIVTAINDDEKISIKNSSTIKEGAEDQTIITVTLTGGQFADTLNESNWTVSNLPLGVNKGVVTRVDSHTVEITLVGNTTEDYDNDITNVSVTCTSSEYTDSTSGNSLVANTGVVLSAKTAAIVITNPVTELGKTSVRLNGNITSSGNAIIKEKGFLYIEQKDPVEVKKVVSTEDSIGEYSTTLSNLIPNTVYEARAYVENEEGIWYGDVISFTTMPYSTNAKLKNIETNSGTLSPIFNSETKAYTAIVEYDVDNITVVPTVEDTGLAAIKVNDISVDSGKPSQDISLKTDKNTITILVTAEDGITTDTYTLDVYKKLQPILVEGKIIDKDGNNVDKAKVTVRPELDGTYTVEVKSNEALLIKTASGTKTTIKDYSKLKFISTSGPEGSISGDGNIKFSSLEKGKTYEYNAICKVGNSEIVIGKIKVQISDSGNVEVISDLIDPYGTITDATSGKVIDGVSVVLFYSDTARNRVAGIEPNTEVLLPIIDGFAPNDNKNPQISDSFGSYAFMVYPNTDYYIVATKDGYEKYISPTISIEKEIKKWDFKMNPIVPSKPTKPSTPVSTDKETVIPATGSPIDTKVLVIVGIVFVVAGFAISKKKKSNKK; encoded by the coding sequence ATGAGAAGAAGAAAAAGAAAAAGAATATTAGCTGAGTTTCTAGCTTTGACTTTGCTAATTAATATGTTCTTTACAGGGGTTACACAAGAAATAGCCTATGCAGCGTCTGGAACTATTACGTTTAATACAACTGACGGAACTTCAATGGGATCACTTCTGTTAGATGGTCAGTGGAATTCAACTGATATTTCAGGAATTGACTTAAAATTTTTTAATGCAAATAATGCTAGTGATGCTACAAATGAGGTTTTGGCAGGAGGTTTTATTTACTCTGTGGATTATAGTGGTATTGTTGCAATGGATGCTTCAACAGGGACTCAATACCAATATACGGTTATTAAAGCTGGAAATGGTAGCAAGTTTAGTTTGAATGCTATTTATTTAAATGATTGGGTTGGAGGAATGGGAGCAACCATTGAATGTTATGATGGGAACATGTTCTTAGGATCAGATAATATCAATGCAGATGGCGGAATTTTGTTTCATACTTCATCTGTATCAAACCCAAGTAAGTATCAAGCTATAACAGAAATAAGAATATCAAATAGTAGTGATGTTACTTATGGAAATCCTGTTGCTATTAATAATATAAGTATTGGAGATCCTATAATTCCAAATGCAGCTCCAATTCTTAATCCTATAAGCCCTACAATGCCTAATATTACAGAAGATTCTACCATAAGTGGTGGACAAGTTATCAGTTCATTTATAGGAACATCAATAACTGATTCTGATGTTGGAGCAAAAAAAGGAATAGCAATAATTTCTACAGATAATCAAAATGGTGCATGGCAGTATTCAGTTGATGGGATTTTCTGGAATGGAATTAGTTCGGTGAGTAATACTAGTGCTCTATTATTAAGAGTTGAGGATAAAGTAAGATTTGTTCCTAATGGCAAGAATGGTTCATCGTCACCAGCAAAAATAACATATAAGGCTTGGGATCAAACATATGGTACTGACGGAAGTAGAGCAGATTGTTCTTTAAGTGGTGGTAGTTCAGCATTTAGTGTAAATAGTGATACAGTAAGTCTTAACATCACTAATGTTAATGATGCGCCGGTTCTTACTACAGGACATAATTTTACTAGTATAAGCGAAAGTGATATTAATAATCCTGGTAATTCAGTAGCTGATATTGCAGGGACGTCTATCACTGATGTAGATATAAATTCAGCAAAAGGAATTGCTATCAATTCAAGTAATAATGGAAATGGAGTATGGCAGTATTCAATAGATGGTGGATCAAATTGGACAAATATTGATGTTGTTAATAGTGCTAATTCATTGTTATTAAGAGATATTGATAGAGTGAGATTTGTTCCTAATGGGATGAAAGGAACAACAGCATCGATAACTTATAGAGCGTGGGATACTACAACTGGTACCTATGGAATTAAGCAGTCATCTGCTGCTTATGGTGGGTCAACAGCATTTAGTTCTGCAACTAATTCAGCTAGTATTAGTGTAAGCAATATTAATTATCCACCAACGCTAACAAGTGTAAATGATCTTAATGGAGTTGATAAAACTAATACTATAACTTATGCAGATTTATCAGCTGCTGCTGATGAAGTGGATTCTGATGGAGATACAATAAGTTTTAGGATTGAAGCGTTAAACACAGGTACATTGCGTAAAAATGGTAATTTATCGGTAACTGCTGGAGTAACAACTATTGGACCTGGTGAAAGTTTAAGTTGGACTGTACCAAATAATACAAATGGTTTATTAAATGCTTTTACAATAAAAGCTTATGATGGAACTGTTGCATCAAACACAGCTGTTCAAGTAAAAGTTAATGTACAGGATACTACTAAGCCAGTAATAAATTTAGTAGATCGTCCATCGGATGGTGCTTATGTAGTAGGAAATACTTTAGTTTTTTCAATTCATTCAACTGAAAACTTATATCTTACACAAAATGGTGTTGGAGTGCCATATTTAGATGTAAAACTTGGAGTAAATATAGTTAGAGCTTATTACGTTTCAGGGGCGGGAACCTCTACATTAACTTTTGTTTACAATGTTGTAGATGGAGATTATTCTGGTCTAAATGAAACAATAATTACTCCAAAAGTTCAAGTAAATGACTATTTTATAAAAGATATAGCAGGAAATAATTTGGTGGTAGATTTTGCAGCTTGTGACTTATCACAAGTGAAAGTAGATACTCTTGCACCAACATGGGCAGCTAGTTATCCAAAGACAAATATAATAACATCAAGTTCAATTGAAGTAGCGATGAAAACAGCTGATGAATTAGGAACTGCTTATTATGTTTGTTTGCCAAGTGGTTCAATGGAACCAACATTAGCTCAAGTGGTAGCTGGACAAGATGCTGTAGGAAATTTATTGCAATCAAACCTTAAAGGTTACACAGCCATAAATAAAATTTCAGATACTTTCTTTAATGTAGATTCATTAGCTCCAGTAACAGATTATGATATATATATTGTTGCAGTAGATAGTTTAGGAAATGCGAAAAAAACAGTTACTTCTGCTAAGACAAAATCGATTCCTATAACTGACCTATCACCAAGTTCAAAGACAGCAAATACAGTAACTTTAACTTGGACTAGTGCAATTGGAGCTTCAGGGATAATAATTGAACAATCATTAGTAAGTTTGGAAGATTGGGTTCCTGCAACGACAGGTCCTTTAGCATTAAGTGCTGATACAGCAAAAATAATAGGCCTTGTAGCAAATACAGATTATAAGTTTAGAGTAGTTGTAATTGGTGGAGTTAATGAAGGAATTTCCAATGCAGTAACAGTAGCTACTGATGAACTTCCCTTAGTAACTTCAGTGACTGGACCTTCTAATGGAACATATAAAGAAGGAGATATTCTTAATTTTATTGTAACTTATGATAAAAATGTAACAATATTAGGCGGAACACCAAGTCTTAATCTTATAATAGGAAGTAATACAAGGGAAGCTACTTATAAATCAGGCTCAGGTTCGGGTGTATTAAGTTTTAGTTATACAATTCAAGCAGGTGATTTAGATACAGATGGAATTACACTTGCAAGTAATAATATATCACTTAATAGTTCAGTTATTAGAAATAACTATGATGAGGATGCTAGTTTAGTATTAAATGGTGTAGCTAATTTTTCAGGAGTTTTAATTGATGGAGTGGCGCCTACAGTAACTACAGTTTCATTGCCAGCAAGTACAACATATAAAGCTGGAGATCAGATTTATGTTATAGCAAACTTTGATAAATGTGTATTTATAATGCCAGGGTCAAGTGGTATACCATATATTGAATTAACTGTTGGAGCTAAAAAGATAAGAGCTTATTATTATTCAGGTTCAGGCTCTCAAAATATAAAATTCGCTTGTACTGTAGCTAGTGGCAATTTCGATGGAGATGGAATTGATATAGGCACAACTATAGCATCAAATACTGGAGTTATAAAGGATTATGCAGGGAATGAAGCAGTATATACTTATAGTAGTGTAGATTCTTCAGGATTGCTTGTTGATGCAGTTGCTCCAATATTTAAAGGAGCAGTAATAAGTACAGATAAAAAATCTATAACTTTGACATTTGATGAAGATATAACCAGTAAGGTAGCTGATTTAGGTAGTCAAATCTCTCTTTCAAGTGACGGTGGAGCAAATTGGATTATGTTTAATTCGTTAGCTAATAAGGATGCTATGACTATTAGTGAAAAAGATTTAATATTAACTTTCAATAGTCCATTGATAGGCAGTAAAAATAAAATATCTATATTACAAAACACCATAAAAGATTTATTTGAGAATATAAAAACAAGTAATACTGAAACAGGTAATTTAGGTTCATCTATTGAGGCCAAAGAAGATGCAGCACTAGTTGAGGACAAACTAGATGGAAGAGTTATTAATCTAGCAATTACAGGTGATAACTTTAAGAATAATGATCTAGACAAAACAAACTTTATTCTAAATAATGTGCCTAAGGGAGTTACTATAAAAACTGTAGGGTATATAGATAGTACACATTGTTTAGTAATTCTTAGCTATGATGGAAGTGACTTTGATGCAGATATAAATAATCTAAGTATAACAGTAGATACTTCAGAATTAGTAGGAAGCCCAAGTATTGTAACAAATAATATGATAGTTACAGCAATTAATGATGATGAGAAGATAAGTATAAAAAATTCTTCGACTATTAAAGAAGGGGCAGAAGATCAAACAATTATTACAGTGACGTTAACTGGTGGTCAGTTTGCTGATACTTTAAATGAAAGTAATTGGACAGTAAGTAATCTACCATTGGGTGTAAATAAAGGAGTTGTTACAAGAGTAGATTCCCACACTGTAGAAATTACACTTGTAGGAAACACAACAGAAGATTACGACAATGACATTACAAATGTTAGCGTAACTTGCACAAGTTCAGAATATACTGATTCGACAAGTGGCAATTCATTAGTAGCTAATACTGGGGTTGTGCTTTCTGCTAAGACTGCGGCAATAGTAATTACAAATCCAGTAACTGAGCTAGGTAAAACTTCAGTAAGACTTAATGGAAATATAACAAGTTCAGGTAATGCTATAATAAAAGAAAAAGGCTTTTTATATATAGAGCAAAAAGATCCAGTTGAGGTTAAAAAGGTTGTATCGACTGAAGATTCTATAGGCGAATATTCAACAACTCTTTCAAATCTTATTCCAAATACCGTTTATGAAGCAAGAGCTTACGTGGAAAATGAAGAAGGTATATGGTATGGTGATGTGATAAGTTTCACAACAATGCCATATTCGACAAATGCAAAGTTAAAAAATATAGAAACAAATAGTGGAACTTTAAGTCCTATTTTTAATAGTGAAACTAAAGCATATACAGCTATAGTAGAATATGATGTAGATAATATAACAGTTGTACCAACAGTAGAGGATACAGGTTTAGCTGCTATAAAAGTAAATGATATTTCAGTTGATAGTGGAAAGCCAAGTCAAGATATTTCTCTTAAGACTGATAAAAATACAATAACGATTTTAGTAACAGCTGAAGATGGAATTACAACAGACACATATACTTTAGATGTATACAAAAAGCTTCAACCAATCTTAGTAGAAGGAAAAATTATTGATAAAGATGGTAATAATGTTGATAAAGCTAAGGTTACAGTAAGACCTGAACTTGATGGAACTTATACTGTTGAAGTAAAGTCAAATGAAGCTTTATTAATTAAAACAGCAAGTGGAACTAAAACTACTATAAAAGATTACTCTAAGTTAAAGTTTATATCAACATCAGGTCCAGAAGGATCAATTTCAGGTGATGGAAATATTAAATTTAGCAGTTTAGAAAAAGGGAAGACTTATGAATATAATGCAATTTGTAAAGTTGGTAATTCAGAAATAGTAATCGGAAAAATTAAAGTTCAGATTTCTGATAGTGGTAATGTAGAGGTTATTAGTGATTTAATAGATCCATACGGAACAATAACTGATGCTACTAGTGGTAAAGTTATCGATGGTGTTTCAGTAGTTTTATTCTATTCAGATACAGCTAGAAATAGAGTAGCAGGAATTGAACCTAATACTGAAGTCTTATTACCTATCATTGATGGATTTGCACCAAATGATAATAAGAACCCACAAATAAGCGATAGTTTTGGTTCTTATGCATTTATGGTATATCCGAATACAGATTACTATATAGTTGCAACAAAAGATGGTTACGAAAAGTATATAAGTCCTACAATTTCTATAGAAAAAGAAATTAAAAAGTGGGATTTTAAGATGAATCCTATAGTACCAAGTAAACCAACAAAACCAAGTACTCCAGTTTCTACTGATAAAGAAACTGTTATCCCAGCAACAGGGTCTCCTATTGATACAAAAGTATTAGTTATAGTAGGAATAGTATTTGTTGTAGCTGGTTTTGCAATCAGCAAAAAGAAAAAATCAAATAAAAAATAG